DNA from Amycolatopsis sp. DSM 110486:
GACCACTGCCCGAAGGACAAGCTCGACGGCTTCGTCCGCCCGCTGATCGAGATCTCGGCCGAGCGCGTGAAGAACGGCCAGAACCCGCTCTTCCAGTCCCACATGTGGGACGGCTCCGCGATCGACCTCGACGAGAACCTGCAGATCGCGCAGGAGCTGCTCGCCAAGACGGCCGCCGCGAAGATCATCCTCGAGGTCGAGATCGGTGTCGTCGGCGGCGAGGAAGACGGCGTCGCGCACGACATCAACGAGAAGCTCTACACCGCCGAAGGCGACTTCCTGAAGACCATCGACGCCCTCGGTTCCGGCGAGAACGGTCGCTATCTGCTGGCCGCGACCTTCGGCAACGTCCACGGCGTCTACAAGCCGGGCAACGTCAAGCTCCGCCCCGACGTGCTGAAGGGCGGCCAGGAAGCGGCCGCCAAGAAGCTCGGCCTCGACGCGGGCGCCAAGCCGTTCGAACTCGTCTTCCACGGCGGCTCCGGCTCCCTCCCGGAGGAGATCCGCGAGGCGGTGACCTACGGCGTCGTCAAGATGAACGTCGACACCGACACCCAGTACTCGTTCACGCGCCCGATCGTCGACCACTTCTTCAAGAACTACGACGGCGTGCTGAAGATCGACGGCGAGGTGGGCAACAAGAAGTTCTACGACCCGCGCTCGTACCTGAAGGCCGCCGAGGGCGGTATGGCGGCCCGTGTGGTCGAGGCTTGCCAGGCGCTGGGCTCGGCGGGGACGAAGGTCAAGTAAGACCTGTTCGGCTGAGGTTGGTAACACGTGAAACGGCCCTTCCCCCGGGCGTCTCGGGGGAAGGGCCGTTTCTTGCTCTGACTAGGCGACCAGGTTCTCGGGGGTCACCTTCCGCCGCGCGGTCCAGCGGCGCGTGACCGGCCCGGCGCCCGCCCACAGGACGAACACACCGACCAAAGC
Protein-coding regions in this window:
- the fbaA gene encoding class II fructose-bisphosphate aldolase; protein product: MPIATPDVYAEMLDRAKANEFAYPAINVTSSETVNAAIRGFAEAESDGIIQFSTGGAEFASGQKVKDMVTGATALAEFAQVVAAKYDVNVALHTDHCPKDKLDGFVRPLIEISAERVKNGQNPLFQSHMWDGSAIDLDENLQIAQELLAKTAAAKIILEVEIGVVGGEEDGVAHDINEKLYTAEGDFLKTIDALGSGENGRYLLAATFGNVHGVYKPGNVKLRPDVLKGGQEAAAKKLGLDAGAKPFELVFHGGSGSLPEEIREAVTYGVVKMNVDTDTQYSFTRPIVDHFFKNYDGVLKIDGEVGNKKFYDPRSYLKAAEGGMAARVVEACQALGSAGTKVK